TCTGCTTCCTTGATGTCTTGTTGACATTATACCACAATTATATCAACTGCATTTCATGGATTTCAGGGTATCAAGAGTAAAAATAAGCTCATACTGCGACTGATGGATAAACTGGTTTACCCTAACCCTGCTGCCTATAGGGATCAATTGATCCGTTTCTCTGCTCTCAACCATACAAACTATTCTCAGGTTGGACATTCTCCTAAGATATCCATGTCTAGCTGAATAATTGAGGGTTCTATCTTTTATGTCTTTCATGTTATATTTTATAGTGTCTCATCTACTGGGAGAGCATGTGAACTTTCTGTTTCATCTTGTGGATGATACCtttagggcctgtttgatttGCATAGACTTTTGTtttcatttcatatttttatattcAATTACAAAATGTGACCTTGTTTTCATTCTATTTTGTTTTCAGATTAATGTAGTGGTAAAAGTGAAAATGAGTCTATTATTTACATTGTTTCCTGTACAAATCTTTAAAAGAAGTAAATGGAATCAAAACAACGTGGCATTTTTTGTAATTAATAGTGAAAGTTAACCGTTTTTGCAAACCAAACAGGCCTAATTTTGTTGGAACATTTCGAGTAGAATCCTGATTTATAATTATCTTGATGCAGTTGGCTCTTAAGGCAAGTCAACTGCTGGAACAAACTAAGTTGAGTGAACTACGATCCAGTATTGCTAGAAGTCTTTCTGAACTTGAGATGTTCACTGAGGATGGTGAAACTATTGATACTCCAAGGAGGAAGAGTGCCATTAATGACCGAATGGAGGACCTTGTCAGTGCTCCTTTGGCAGTTGAAGATGCCCTTGTGGGTTTATTTGATCACAGTGATCACACCCTTCAAAGGAGGGTTGTGGAAACTTATATACGAAGGCTCTACCAGGTACATCACTTTACTACTATCATTTGATAACTTTTTCATTATTGCGGGAAGGGGATTATTGTAGGCATTTCTAACTTCTAGTGTTTACTATAGCCATATCTCGTCAAAGGGAGTGTAAGGATGCAGTGGCACAGATCTGGTCTTATTGCTACATGGGAGTTCTTTGAAGGGTATATTGAACGGAAGAATGGGGTTGAAGACCAGACGGATAAAGCACTGGTGGAGGGACATAGTGAGAAAAAATGGGGAGTGATGGTTATTATTAAATCTCTACAGTTTTTGCCTGCAATTATCAGTGCTGCATTAAGGGAAGCAACTGGTAACCTTCCCAAAGAACTTACAAGTGGTTCTGGTGACACCAATATCTATGGTAATATGATGCATATTGGATTAGCGGGCATCAATAACCAAATGAGTTTACTGCAAGACAGGTACAGTTTTGAATTGTCAAAGCATCAATGGTTATAGACTGTAGCTTATAGTTTTAGATTTATAGACTAGTTCTAGTCTTTTAGAATACATCTTCGGTCCTATTGGGTTGATGATATGGATCAGTATGGAACAATATCAAGTTTTTAGACTagtattatttttgttaaaatatTGATCAGGACCTCCTTTGTCTTCCTCACAACCCACTTTTGGTCTTTTGCAGTGGTGACGAGGATCAGGCTCAAGAAAGAATCAATAAGTTAGCCAAAATACTCAAAGATCAGGAAGTAGGCTCCACAATACGCGCTGCAGGTGTTGGAGTAATCAGCTGTATCATACAGAGGGATGAAGGGCGTGCCCCAATGAGACACTCCTTTCACTGGTCATCTGAAAAGCTCTACTATGCTGAGGAACCTCTGTTGCGTCACCTTGAACCTCCCCTATCCATTTATCTTGAATTGGTTAGTTCTTTCAATGTTCAAGTCCCCCAGTTTATTTTACAAGGTGGTAAAGAAGTACATTTCACTTGTATGCTTGATCTTAAACTCATTAACATTTTGTCTAATTATAGGACAAACTTAAACACTATGAGAATATACGGTACACCCCATCTCGAGATCGTCAATGGCATCTATACACGGTTGTAGATCAGAAGCCACAACCAATTCAAAGAATGTTTCTCCGAACACTTCTAAGACAGCCAACCACAAATGAAGGATTCTCTTCTTATCAAAGGCTGAATGCAGAAACATCTCGTACCCAATTAAGTATGTCCTATACTTCAAGGAGCATCTTTAGGTCCTTGATGACTGCAATGGAGGAGCTGGAACTTAATGCACATAATGCCGCCATCAAACCTGAACATGCTCATATGTATCTCTATATCATACGCGAGCAACACATAGAAGACCTTGTGCCTTATCCCAAGTAAATGTGGCTGAAAGCTTCTCCATATACATTCTTTTAGCATATGATAAAAAGCTTTCATCCGTGTCTAACATTTTGTGTGTTATTTCCAGGAGAATTAACATCGATGCTGGTCGAGAAGAAGCAATAGTTGAGGCAATCTTGGAAGAACTGGCTCACGAAATCCATTCATCTGTTGGAGTAAGAATGCATAGATTAGGGGTGGTTGTGTGGGAAGTCAAGCTCTGGATGGCTGCTTGTGGACAGGCAAATGGTAATTGGAGGGTCATTGTAAACAATGTGACTGGTCATACATGCACTGTACATGTAAGTCTTTGTGCACTTAGATTTTCAAGGAAATCTTTCCTTCATGTCAAAAAATTTCATTCAGTTTCTTAAAGGTTGCTTTTGGCAAGCAAAGTATTTACTAGCCTACAAATCAACAGCAACAATTACCACTTGGTTAAACCTTGTACATATAAACCGGAAGAGTGGTTGTGTTATTAATGAAAAGGAGCGCTTTTCTATAAATTTGATGCTGAAATGCTAATTAGCATCTAGTGCTAATTTCATAGTCCATAATTAAGCTTTTAGTATTTATAATCATGAAGCATTTGATAAATACAACTTGTTTGTCAGAAATTCATCTGTTTGAGTTTCTTAGTGCAGCAGAAAGTCAGAAGAATAAATTTACCTTTTTTGTTTGTTGGGTAGAATGTTATTCTCTTTTGAAAGAAAATTTTCTATTGAGTGAATTTCACTCGAGTTTCACTAAAAAAAGAGTGGGACCCTGGTTTTTAGTGGAACTCGTGTAGAATTCACCAGTAATAGAGTGTATTAGTGAGATTATGTTACTAGCATTGCTCCTCTTTTTATGTCTTTAGAAAGTTCACTTTTCACTATGTAAGGATAGTCATAATCTTCTGCTTGTATTAAACATTATGTTTTCAATTTAGATATATCTTGCCTTCTGTGTTGGCAGGATTATTAATGGAGTTATACATATATAATGATTTGATTGTTACTTTACACAATTTCAGATATATAGAGAAGTAGAGGATGCCACCACTCATAAAGTGGTATACAGTTCAATCAACGTAAAGGGTCCTCTGCATGGTGTGCCAGTGAATGAGAACTATCAATCTTTGGGAGTTCTTGACCGGAAACGTCTTTCAGCAAGAAAGAATAGCACCACATACTGCTACGATTTTCCCCTGGTAATTGATATTTAATGAGTTTGGTTGAAACATAGTTTTCTTTTCTCAATGTATGTTTGTATGGGCCTGCATGTGTGTGTGCGCACCATTTCCTTCTAACAATATTTCTTTCTATCAGGCATTTAAAAGAGCCTTGGAGCATTCATGGGAAATCCAACAGCCAGGAATTGAAAGAGCCAAAGATCTTCTAAAAGTAACAGAGCTTACGTTTGCTGACAAAGAAGGTAGCTGGGGTACTCCGCTTGTTCCTGTGGAGCGTCCTCCTGGTCTCAATGATGTCGGCATGGTAGCCTGGCTTCTGGAAATGTGTACCCCTGAATTCCCATCTGGAAGGACTATATTGGTTGTTTCAAATGATGTGACCTTCAAGGCTGGTTCTTTTGGCCCAAAAGAGGATGCATTCTTTCGTGCAGTAACTGATCTTGCATGCGCAAGAAAACTGCCTTTAATTTATTTAGCAGCAAACTCTGGTGCCCGATTAGGTGTAGCTGAGGAAGTCAAAGCCTGTTTCAGAGTTGGTTGGTCTGAAGAATCTAAACCTGAGCAAGGTTTTCAGTATGTATATTTAACACCTGAGGATTATGCTCAGATTGGATCATCAGTGATAGCACATGAATTAAAGCTTGAGAGTGGAGAAACCAGATGGGTTATAGATACCATTGTTGGCAAGGAGGATGGCCTCGGGGTTGAAAACTTGAGTGGAAGCGGGGCCATTGCTGGTGCCTATTCTAAGGCATACAAGGAAACTTTTACATTGACCTACGTGACTGGTAGGACTGTTGGAATCGGTGCTTATCTTGCAAGGCTCGGGATGAGGTGCATACAGAGGCTTGATCAGCCCATAATTCTCACTGGTTTCTCAGCATTAAACAAACTTCTTGGTCGGGAGGTATACAGCTCTCACATGCAGCTTGGTGGACCTAAAATCATGGCAACTAATGGAGTTGTTCATCTTACAGTTTCAGATGACCTTGAAGGTGTCTCTTCTATTTTAAAGTGGCTTAGCTACATTCCTTCCCATGTAGGTGGTGTGCTTCCCATTGTAAAGCCCCTTGATCCTCCAGAGAGACTGGTGGAGTATTTCCCAGAGAATTCGTGCGATCCTCGTGCCGCCATTTCGGGAACTCTGGATAGTAACGGAAAGTGGCTGGGAGGCATTTTTGACAAGGATAGCTTTGTGGAGACGCTAGATGGGTGGGCGAGGACGGTTGTTACAGGAAGAGCAAAGCTTGGAGGAATCCCTGTGGGAATTGTTGCTGTAGAAACACAGACAGTTATGCAAATAATACCTGCTGATCCGGGCCAGCTTGATTCTCATGAGCGGGTTGTTCCTCAAGCCGGGCAAGTGTGGTTTCCTGATTCCGCAACTAAGACGGCTCAAGCAATACTGGATTTCAACAAAGAAGAGCTCCCGCTTTTCATTATGGCAAACTGGAGAGGCTTTTCAGGTGGGCAAAGGGACCTTTTTGAAGGAATCCTTCAGGCCGGTTCGACTATTGTGGAGAACCTGAGAACATACAAGCAGCCAATCTTCGTATACATCCCTATGATGGGTGAACTTCGTGGAGGGGCGTGGGTTGTTGTTGACAGTCGAATCAATTCAGACCACATTGAAATGTATGCCGAACGAACAGCTAAAGGTAATGTCCTTGAGCCAGAAGGAATGATTGAGATCAAATTCAGAACAAGAGAATTGTTGGAGTGTATGGGTAGACTTGATCAACAGTTGATAACCCTGAAGGCGAAACTTCAGGAAGCCAAGACTAACAGAGACCCTGGTACCATTGAGTCCCTGCAGCAGCAGATTAAATCCCGTGAGAAACAGCTTTTGCCTATGTATACCCAGATAGCTACCAAGTTTGCTGAACTTCATGATACTTCCCTGAGAATGGCTGCAAAGGGTGTAATCAGAGAAGTTCTGGACTGGGCTAACTCTCGTGCTGTCTTCTACCGGCGACTGCACCGAAGAGTTGGCGAGCATTCACTGATCAACAGTGTGAGAGATGCTGCTGGGGACCAATTGTCTCACACGTCTGCGATGAACATGATCAAAAGCTGGTATTTGAGTTCTGATATTGCCAAAGGAAGAGAAGAGGCTTGGTTGGATGATGAAGCCTTCTTCAGATGGAAGGCTGATCCTGCAAATTATGAGGATAAACTGAAGGAATTGCGCGTCCAGAAACTGTTGCTTCAATTGACAAATATTG
This is a stretch of genomic DNA from Lotus japonicus ecotype B-129 chromosome 1, LjGifu_v1.2. It encodes these proteins:
- the LOC130733570 gene encoding acetyl-CoA carboxylase 1-like, which produces MATMGGGNGYINGVLPNKHLATISEVTEFCNALGGNRPIHSILIANNGMAAVKFMRSVRSWAYEAFGTEKAILLVAMATPEDMRINAEHIRIADQFVEVPGGTNNNNYANVQLIVEMAEITHVDAVWPGWGHASENPELPDALKEKGIVFLGPPAVSMAALGDKIGSSLIAQAASVPTLPWSGSHVKIPPDSSLITIPDEIYREACVYTTEEAIASCQVVGYPAMIKASWGGGGKGIRKVHNDDEVRALFKQVQGEVPGSPIFIMKVASQSRHLEVQLVCDQYGNVAALHSRDCSVQRRHQKIIEEGPITVAPQATVKQLEQAARRLAKSVNYVGAATVEYLYSMETGEYYFLELNPRLQVEHPVTEWIAEINLPAAQVAIGMGIPLWQIPEIRRFYGVEHGGGNDAWRKTSVSATPFDFDKAESTRPKGHCVAVRVTSEDPDDGFKPTGGKVQELSFKSKPNVWAYFSVKSGGGIHEFSDSQFGHVFAFGESRALAIANMVLGLKEIQIRGEIRTNVDYTIDLLNVADYRDNKIHTGWLDSRIAMRVRAERPPWYLSVVGGALYKASASSAALVSDYIGYLEKGQIPPKHISLVHSQVSLNIEGSKYTIDVMRGGPGSYKLRLNESEIEAEIHTLRDGGLLMQLDGNSHVIYVEEEAAGTRLLIDGRTCLLQNDHDPSKLIAETPCKLLRYLVVDDSHVDADTPYAEVEVMKMCMPLLSPASGKIHFKMSEGQAMQAGELIARLDLDDPSAVRKAEPFTGNFPVLGFPTAISGKVHQKCAASLNAARMILAGYEHNIDEVVQSLLNCLDSPELPFLQWQECFAVLATRLPKELKNELESKYKEFERISSSQIVDFPAKLLKGILEAHLSSCPENEKGAQERLVEPLLSLVKSYEGGRESHAHIIVQSLFEEYLFVEELFSDNIQADVIERLRLQYKKDLLKIVDIVLSHQGIKSKNKLILRLMDKLVYPNPAAYRDQLIRFSALNHTNYSQLALKASQLLEQTKLSELRSSIARSLSELEMFTEDGETIDTPRRKSAINDRMEDLVSAPLAVEDALVGLFDHSDHTLQRRVVETYIRRLYQPYLVKGSVRMQWHRSGLIATWEFFEGYIERKNGVEDQTDKALVEGHSEKKWGVMVIIKSLQFLPAIISAALREATGNLPKELTSGSGDTNIYGNMMHIGLAGINNQMSLLQDSGDEDQAQERINKLAKILKDQEVGSTIRAAGVGVISCIIQRDEGRAPMRHSFHWSSEKLYYAEEPLLRHLEPPLSIYLELDKLKHYENIRYTPSRDRQWHLYTVVDQKPQPIQRMFLRTLLRQPTTNEGFSSYQRLNAETSRTQLSMSYTSRSIFRSLMTAMEELELNAHNAAIKPEHAHMYLYIIREQHIEDLVPYPKRINIDAGREEAIVEAILEELAHEIHSSVGVRMHRLGVVVWEVKLWMAACGQANGNWRVIVNNVTGHTCTVHIYREVEDATTHKVVYSSINVKGPLHGVPVNENYQSLGVLDRKRLSARKNSTTYCYDFPLAFKRALEHSWEIQQPGIERAKDLLKVTELTFADKEGSWGTPLVPVERPPGLNDVGMVAWLLEMCTPEFPSGRTILVVSNDVTFKAGSFGPKEDAFFRAVTDLACARKLPLIYLAANSGARLGVAEEVKACFRVGWSEESKPEQGFQYVYLTPEDYAQIGSSVIAHELKLESGETRWVIDTIVGKEDGLGVENLSGSGAIAGAYSKAYKETFTLTYVTGRTVGIGAYLARLGMRCIQRLDQPIILTGFSALNKLLGREVYSSHMQLGGPKIMATNGVVHLTVSDDLEGVSSILKWLSYIPSHVGGVLPIVKPLDPPERLVEYFPENSCDPRAAISGTLDSNGKWLGGIFDKDSFVETLDGWARTVVTGRAKLGGIPVGIVAVETQTVMQIIPADPGQLDSHERVVPQAGQVWFPDSATKTAQAILDFNKEELPLFIMANWRGFSGGQRDLFEGILQAGSTIVENLRTYKQPIFVYIPMMGELRGGAWVVVDSRINSDHIEMYAERTAKGNVLEPEGMIEIKFRTRELLECMGRLDQQLITLKAKLQEAKTNRDPGTIESLQQQIKSREKQLLPMYTQIATKFAELHDTSLRMAAKGVIREVLDWANSRAVFYRRLHRRVGEHSLINSVRDAAGDQLSHTSAMNMIKSWYLSSDIAKGREEAWLDDEAFFRWKADPANYEDKLKELRVQKLLLQLTNIGDSALDLQALPQGLAALLSKLEASSRDKLTDELRKVLG